One window of the Acaryochloris sp. CCMEE 5410 genome contains the following:
- a CDS encoding Uma2 family endonuclease: protein MVQTPIQRLTLAEFLALPETEPASEYIDGQIIQKPMPQGKHSSIQTELSTAINAQLRPKKIARAFSELRCTFGDRSIVPDISVFSWDRIARDQNREIANVFQLAPDWMIEILSPDQSHTKVTKNILHCLNHGAEMGWLIDPSEKAILVYRPQQQTLVFDQSTDALPVPKFARPITLTIEVVFNWLLE from the coding sequence ATGGTACAAACTCCTATCCAGCGCTTAACTTTAGCAGAGTTTTTGGCATTGCCAGAAACAGAACCGGCTAGCGAGTACATAGACGGACAAATTATCCAAAAACCTATGCCGCAAGGAAAGCACAGTTCGATTCAGACAGAATTATCGACTGCGATCAATGCTCAGCTACGGCCTAAAAAAATTGCCAGAGCCTTTTCAGAATTACGCTGTACATTTGGTGATCGATCAATCGTTCCCGATATCTCTGTTTTCAGTTGGGACAGAATTGCACGTGATCAGAATAGAGAGATCGCCAATGTTTTTCAACTGGCCCCAGATTGGATGATTGAAATCCTATCTCCCGATCAGAGTCATACTAAAGTGACTAAAAATATTCTGCATTGCCTCAATCATGGTGCTGAGATGGGATGGCTTATTGACCCAAGCGAAAAAGCAATCTTGGTGTATCGCCCCCAACAACAGACCTTAGTGTTTGATCAATCGACTGATGCACTGCCTGTACCTAAATTCGCTAGACCCATAACACTCACGATTGAAGTGGTGTTTAACTGGTTGCTGGAGTAA